One genomic region from Rhinoraja longicauda isolate Sanriku21f chromosome 34, sRhiLon1.1, whole genome shotgun sequence encodes:
- the LOC144609595 gene encoding uncharacterized protein LOC144609595, whose protein sequence is METAQYSSSTDSREMDKGNPITVLQGYRLLQSQTIQEIQYVNKHIGLTITGAGRLRRLRERLRLALGSGRVDSDIGNSGSGSMFAHPGSRGLGRGHFTVRRGLRWLRDISLLGGGFNVGSHDRPDVQQQRQQQRVRPPRIGLIISGAGRLRRLRERLRRDAPWAWPAVDRPVRPATTTT, encoded by the exons ATGGAGACTGCCCAGTACAGCTCCAGCACTGACAGTAGGGAGATGGACAAAGGGAATCCAATCACAGTCCTGCAGGGATACAGATTGTTGCAATCTCAGACT ATTCAGGAAATTCAGTATGTTAACAAACACattggacttaccatcaccggagccggccgtcttcggaggctgcgggagcggctgcgactcgccttaggttcgggccgcgtggattccgacatcgggaactccggcagcggcagcatgttcgcccaccccggatcgcggggcttggggcgcggacatttcaccgtccggcgcggcctaagatggctgcgggatatttctctgctgggcgggggtttcaatgtcgggagccacgaccgccccgacgtgcagcaacagcggcagcagcagcgtgttcgcccgccccggatcggacttatcatcagcggagccggccgtcttcggaggctgcgggagcggctgcgacgcgacgcgccttgggcttggcccgctgtggaccgtccggtgcggcctgcaaccacaacaacctga